The genomic interval GCCGCCACCGGTAGCCGGCCACGCAGTTTTTGAGCCAACTGCAAATCGATACTTTCCCTCACCGCTAGGCGTCTTTGTCCCGGATACGTGATACTGTTATGCCGCTGCCATAATCTCTTTGCCATTTGTTGTTTTGTTGGCATATTTTATGCTTAGATTGCTGGTAACTGCATCATCATTTTGCTTGTTGAGGACCGGCGTGAAACAGCTCCAGAAACATGATATCGCCTTAACGATTCCCAGTCCGCCGCAGATTGTTACCAAACTGCTGACAATGATTGCCGAGGATTGCTGTTCATCGGCAGAACTGGGGGAGCTGATCCTCAATGATCCGTCGCTGACGGCCCGAATTCTTAAGGTGGCAAATTCCCCTTTTTACCAATTCAGTAACAAAATTGAAACGGTCAGCCATGCCATTTCCCTCCTTGGCCAGGAGACCATCCGGATGATCTGTGTCAGCGAATCGTTCCTGGCTATTTTTCCGATGCATAAAAGACGGTTGCCGCATCTGTTCCAGCAGCATAATGACCACTCCCTGTTGACCGGCATTTTTCTCAAAGCCATCGTCACCCAGCTTGCATTAGCCATTGATCCTGAAAAGGCTTTTATTGCCGGGTTGCTGCACGATATCGGCAAACCTATTTTGTGGTTTAATTTTCCCGATAAGGTTGCTGCCTATGAGCAGGCCTGCAAAACAGGACTTCGTGGGGAGGAAGCGGAACGGATGGTTTTTGGTTTCGACCATGTGATGGTGGCCGGCTGGTTGGCTGACGAATGGTTCCTTGATGATGAGCTGCTCAATGCGATGGTCAACCATCACCAGCAAGATGACTCTGATATGCAGCAGCCTGATCTGACGGCGCTGCTCTCAATTGCCAACCTGCTGGCAAAAAGCGTCAGTCTGGCAGATGATGAGATTACTGTCCTGTCCCATGCCAGGACATTTTTACATGCTGCCCTGCCGCAGTTGTGTCTGGAGGTCCTGCTGGCTGATGTCAATCGGGCGGTGAAGCCTTTTCACGGGAATCTGTTTCAGGGCTTGGGATTCAGGGATGGGCTGGTGGAGGTTGCCGCTGCTGCTGAAAACGAAGCTGCCGTAACAGATGATTCGGTGATCTCTCTGGGTGATACGTACCAGG from Candidatus Anaeroferrophillus wilburensis carries:
- a CDS encoding HDOD domain-containing protein — encoded protein: MKQLQKHDIALTIPSPPQIVTKLLTMIAEDCCSSAELGELILNDPSLTARILKVANSPFYQFSNKIETVSHAISLLGQETIRMICVSESFLAIFPMHKRRLPHLFQQHNDHSLLTGIFLKAIVTQLALAIDPEKAFIAGLLHDIGKPILWFNFPDKVAAYEQACKTGLRGEEAERMVFGFDHVMVAGWLADEWFLDDELLNAMVNHHQQDDSDMQQPDLTALLSIANLLAKSVSLADDEITVLSHARTFLHAALPQLCLEVLLADVNRAVKPFHGNLFQGLGFRDGLVEVAAAAENEAAVTDDSVISLGDTYQEMVKKALTVFNTYNYFLGNFQLGEAFYRMLENIQLSLGMSQIFILLYNRKGRQLVVKGAPAAYRQLVGCAMAITEQEYAVFAGREQQEVWFTSGQQSAMPELATKFLHLFQAELNDPQGVFVPVQSSASLVGGFVALCRPEQQQAAMIIEFLRGYAVQLALAIKIHRLNKKMMAAERDKTVTEMAGSLAHTINQPLQTLASYIYLLEKEMKIGSSGSAHRNAYCDKMKKALEEINSGIKRFQAAREYEAADYYGREKILSI